One stretch of Rhizobium rhizoryzae DNA includes these proteins:
- a CDS encoding F0F1 ATP synthase subunit B, with protein MMFVTPAFAQQAAPANGATQGEVHTETGVAHNEHGTGVFPPFDQSTYASQLLWLVITFGLFYLLMQKVIVPRIGGILEHRHDRIAQDLDEASRLKAEADAAVATYEKELAEARSKAGAIAESAREAAKVKANADRAAIEAELAGKLAAAEARISEIKAAAFAEVGAIAEETASAIVDQLIGPKASAEDVRAAVATAKVGA; from the coding sequence ATGATGTTCGTGACACCGGCATTTGCGCAACAAGCTGCGCCGGCCAATGGCGCCACGCAAGGTGAAGTGCATACGGAGACGGGTGTCGCTCACAATGAGCATGGCACTGGCGTATTCCCGCCTTTCGACCAGTCGACCTATGCTTCGCAGCTGCTCTGGCTCGTCATCACTTTCGGTCTTTTCTATCTGCTCATGCAGAAGGTGATCGTGCCCCGCATCGGTGGCATTCTCGAACACCGTCATGACCGGATTGCACAGGATCTCGATGAGGCCTCCCGTCTGAAGGCTGAGGCAGACGCTGCCGTCGCCACCTACGAAAAGGAACTGGCGGAAGCCCGTTCCAAGGCCGGTGCGATTGCCGAAAGCGCTCGCGAAGCAGCGAAGGTCAAGGCCAACGCCGACCGTGCAGCCATCGAAGCTGAACTGGCTGGCAAGCTGGCCGCCGCCGAAGCCCGCATTTCTGAAATCAAGGCTGCTGCTTTTGCAGAAGTCGGTGCGATTGCTGAAGAAACGGCGTCTGCGATTGTCGACCAGCTCATTGGTCCCAAGGCCAGCGCCGAAGACGTCAGGGCTGCAGTTGCAACCGCAAAGGTAGGAGCCTGA
- a CDS encoding PA0069 family radical SAM protein, translating to MNELSQLRQDAFAPAHTADIADALVQSSGLRVETDRRRGRGAGLNPSGRFEDQRREQFDDGWQSLEELEPFKTEVQIEKPKTAITRNDSPDIPFDRSVNPYRGCEHGCIYCFARPTHSYMGLSAGLDFEARLFAKPDAPRLLERELSKPGYKVKPIAIGTNTDPYQPIEREWRIMRQLLEVLEKANHPVMIVTKSALVTRDIDILAKMAAKGLAKVAISVTTLDRKLARLMEPRASTPSRRLEAVRQLTDAGIPTGVLASPLIPALNDHELERILDAAQAAGAVSASYILLRLPLEVSPLFRDWLLRHYPDRYRHVMSLIKSMRGGKDYDAEFGKRMKGEGPYAWQISRRFEMATKRLGLARRGVALRDDLFVRPDGAGVQLSLL from the coding sequence ATGAACGAGCTGTCTCAACTGCGGCAGGACGCTTTCGCGCCTGCTCATACGGCTGATATTGCCGACGCTCTGGTCCAGTCGTCTGGACTTCGCGTCGAGACGGACCGTCGGCGCGGAAGGGGTGCCGGCTTGAACCCGAGCGGCCGGTTCGAAGACCAGCGGCGCGAGCAGTTCGATGATGGTTGGCAGTCGTTGGAAGAACTCGAACCTTTCAAGACCGAAGTCCAGATCGAGAAGCCGAAGACAGCGATCACACGCAACGACTCACCCGATATTCCGTTCGATCGATCGGTCAATCCGTATCGCGGCTGCGAACATGGCTGCATCTATTGTTTTGCCAGGCCAACCCATAGCTATATGGGGCTTTCGGCAGGGCTGGATTTCGAGGCCAGGCTTTTTGCAAAGCCCGATGCCCCTCGTCTGCTTGAACGAGAGCTGAGCAAGCCCGGATACAAGGTGAAGCCCATCGCGATCGGGACGAACACGGACCCCTATCAACCGATCGAGCGCGAATGGCGCATCATGCGGCAATTGCTGGAAGTGTTGGAAAAAGCCAACCATCCGGTCATGATCGTCACAAAGTCGGCGCTGGTGACGCGGGACATCGACATTCTTGCCAAGATGGCCGCCAAGGGCTTGGCCAAGGTGGCAATCTCCGTCACGACGCTCGACCGCAAGCTGGCGCGCCTGATGGAGCCGCGCGCTTCGACGCCGTCAAGGCGGCTTGAAGCCGTACGACAGTTGACGGATGCAGGAATACCAACCGGCGTTCTGGCCTCGCCTCTCATTCCGGCGCTGAACGACCATGAGTTGGAGCGAATTCTCGATGCGGCACAGGCGGCTGGTGCCGTGTCTGCAAGCTACATTCTGCTGCGTCTACCGCTGGAAGTCAGCCCGCTCTTTCGAGACTGGCTTTTGAGACATTATCCGGATCGATACCGGCATGTGATGTCGCTGATAAAATCGATGCGTGGCGGCAAGGACTATGATGCGGAATTTGGCAAGCGCATGAAAGGAGAAGGTCCCTATGCCTGGCAGATCTCGCGGCGTTTCGAAATGGCGACGAAGCGCCTTGGTCTTGCTCGTAGAGGTGTAGCGCTGCGCGACGATCTGTTTGTTCGCCCCGATGGCGCGGGAGTTCAACTGTCGCTTTTGTGA
- a CDS encoding helix-turn-helix transcriptional regulator → MDGFADFTAHQAFVANWLAALEKIKTQFEIFRLMRQLSEQFHCSAFVVADLPDPTVTELSASSIITNGPPELIALFDQDKFLGSSPVIHRIRASVLPFQFDLEEMAEERGSQAVRELFARFGMDSGAVFPVHDLSGKRGWAGLCGQGVDFSLYEMMALSYCLNHVYQQLAHLRSQDIRVSEKLADRELACLTWTAAGKTSAEIAEILSLSEHTVNHYLNRATRKLDAVNRTQAVAKAIRGNLIA, encoded by the coding sequence ATGGATGGATTTGCCGATTTCACCGCCCACCAGGCATTTGTGGCCAATTGGCTGGCAGCGCTTGAGAAAATCAAAACGCAGTTTGAAATCTTTCGCCTGATGCGACAGCTTTCCGAGCAGTTTCACTGCAGTGCTTTTGTCGTCGCGGATCTGCCGGATCCCACGGTCACCGAGCTTTCCGCAAGCTCCATCATCACCAACGGCCCTCCTGAACTCATTGCCCTTTTCGATCAGGACAAATTTTTAGGCAGCAGTCCAGTCATCCATAGGATCCGCGCGAGTGTCCTGCCTTTCCAGTTCGACCTCGAGGAGATGGCCGAAGAACGTGGTAGCCAGGCGGTGAGGGAACTGTTCGCCCGTTTCGGAATGGACAGCGGCGCGGTGTTCCCGGTCCATGATCTATCCGGCAAGCGGGGTTGGGCAGGCCTTTGCGGGCAGGGGGTCGATTTTTCCCTCTATGAGATGATGGCGCTCTCTTACTGCCTAAACCATGTCTATCAGCAACTGGCGCATCTGCGCTCGCAGGATATCCGGGTCAGCGAGAAGCTGGCCGATCGGGAACTTGCATGCCTGACCTGGACAGCCGCCGGCAAGACGAGTGCGGAAATCGCAGAAATCCTGAGCCTGTCGGAGCACACCGTTAACCACTATCTCAACCGCGCGACCCGCAAGCTCGACGCCGTCAACCGCACGCAGGCTGTCGCCAAGGCGATCCGTGGCAATCTGATCGCCTGA
- a CDS encoding F0F1 ATP synthase subunit B: MAFDATFFAFVGLVLFLLLLVYLKVPGMMASSLDKRAANIREELDQAKRLREEAQALLAEYQRKRKEAEAEAAAIVASAEREAAALTEEARQKTEEFVARRNALSEQKIRQAEADAIGAVRAAAVDLAVAAAEKVIAAKADAATQQALFSQSVGQVKARLN; this comes from the coding sequence ATGGCATTTGATGCAACATTCTTCGCCTTTGTAGGCCTTGTTCTCTTCCTTCTTCTTCTCGTATACCTCAAGGTTCCTGGCATGATGGCCTCGTCGCTGGACAAGCGCGCCGCCAACATCCGCGAGGAACTCGATCAGGCCAAGCGTCTTCGTGAAGAGGCGCAGGCTCTGCTCGCCGAATACCAGCGCAAGCGCAAGGAAGCCGAAGCTGAAGCGGCTGCCATCGTTGCCTCCGCAGAACGCGAAGCTGCCGCTCTGACGGAAGAAGCCCGTCAGAAGACGGAGGAATTCGTCGCTCGTCGCAACGCTCTTTCGGAACAGAAGATCCGCCAGGCGGAAGCCGATGCGATCGGCGCCGTTCGCGCCGCCGCTGTCGATCTGGCAGTCGCTGCTGCCGAAAAGGTCATTGCTGCCAAGGCTGATGCCGCGACGCAGCAGGCTCTGTTCTCTCAGTCCGTCGGTCAGGTGAAGGCTCGCCTGAACTGA
- a CDS encoding magnesium transporter CorA family protein produces MINAYLSNGSVSELTPDKPEFLLPDDVVWIDLHHPTSAEDQFVEQLLSISIPTRDELKDIEPSSRLYAENGALYMTGSLVWRADSKDSKLTDVAFILTADRLVTVRYADPKSFSLFVAALGRAPEETCNGRTLLAHLLETIADRTAEIMETVVSRVDHLATDIFRERTERRPPKFLESKLAEIAEVHRLVGKVRDSLGSLSRLLTFLQNASVIQKDEDVRKLCATVAQDVTTLSEHASFVAGNIAFLLDASLGLINVEQNAIIKIFSIASVVFLPPTLVASIYGMNFQHMPELSWQLGYPLALFAMVLSAIIPFFFFRWKGWL; encoded by the coding sequence TTGATCAACGCTTACCTGTCCAACGGTTCCGTCAGCGAGCTGACGCCCGACAAGCCGGAATTCCTTCTTCCTGACGATGTCGTATGGATTGATCTCCATCATCCGACATCTGCGGAAGATCAGTTTGTCGAGCAGCTTCTCAGCATCTCGATCCCCACCCGGGACGAGTTGAAGGATATCGAGCCGTCCAGTCGGCTCTATGCCGAAAACGGTGCGCTCTACATGACCGGTTCGCTGGTATGGCGCGCAGACAGCAAGGATTCCAAGCTCACCGACGTCGCATTCATTCTCACGGCGGACAGACTTGTCACGGTTCGTTACGCGGACCCGAAGTCCTTCAGCCTCTTTGTCGCAGCCCTCGGCCGCGCACCGGAGGAGACCTGCAACGGGCGTACCCTTCTCGCGCATCTTCTGGAGACGATCGCGGATCGCACGGCGGAAATCATGGAGACCGTAGTGTCTCGGGTGGATCACCTTGCCACGGATATCTTTCGCGAACGGACCGAGCGGCGCCCACCGAAATTCCTGGAAAGCAAGTTGGCGGAAATCGCCGAGGTTCACCGCCTTGTCGGAAAGGTGCGTGACAGTCTCGGCTCGCTCTCTCGCCTGCTGACCTTCTTGCAGAATGCCTCTGTCATCCAGAAGGACGAGGACGTACGCAAACTGTGTGCAACGGTCGCGCAGGACGTCACGACGCTTTCGGAGCATGCCAGTTTCGTGGCAGGTAATATAGCCTTCCTTCTGGATGCTTCACTGGGCCTGATCAATGTCGAGCAGAATGCCATCATCAAGATCTTCTCGATCGCCTCGGTGGTCTTCCTGCCGCCAACGCTTGTGGCATCGATCTACGGCATGAATTTCCAACACATGCCGGAACTGTCCTGGCAACTGGGCTATCCGCTTGCCCTGTTCGCCATGGTGCTATCCGCCATCATTCCCTTTTTCTTCTTCCGCTGGAAAGGCTGGCTCTAA
- a CDS encoding cell wall hydrolase, producing MRLRNIARKRISLADRWAAPTLFGLAAWLSFPSLPAHGDLSDLLSGFERSGAQWRMVMTKSPAGSIHSAELAFPPGEDRIVSDAGFSLPNGQKIAIVASKKEDQHIPDEDRVNRAQKKGRVVAVVPMLPPRAFSAGSILQRSSSLLAPVIRAEDQVAFAKAPKASEEVKLAAFYFRRSEEKKPDAGLSPMVAKLVTNPRADILATAYAPAKPDYARQSPFDAILTEKKDDGRFIPDIGPEDHAWAATPLPPDAFSPQEQQCLASGIYFEARGESVKGQAAVAQVILNRVRNPAYPKTICGVVYQNEDWRNRCQFSFACDNIKDRIRSEEHWKMAREVAMATTAGKIWLKEVGSATHYHAVYVRPNWAPTMKKVGRIGLHVFYRTYGGGWS from the coding sequence CTGCGTTTGAGAAATATCGCCCGAAAGCGGATTTCGCTTGCCGACCGCTGGGCAGCCCCCACCCTTTTTGGTCTCGCGGCCTGGTTGTCATTCCCCAGCCTCCCCGCGCACGGGGATCTGAGTGATCTCCTCTCCGGATTTGAACGCTCTGGTGCGCAGTGGCGCATGGTGATGACGAAATCACCTGCGGGGTCTATCCATTCGGCAGAGCTTGCCTTCCCTCCGGGTGAAGACCGCATTGTGTCCGATGCTGGCTTCAGCCTGCCCAACGGCCAGAAGATTGCCATCGTGGCGAGCAAGAAGGAAGATCAGCATATTCCCGACGAAGACCGGGTGAACCGCGCCCAGAAGAAGGGCAGAGTGGTGGCCGTCGTGCCCATGTTGCCGCCGCGGGCCTTCAGTGCCGGCTCCATTCTGCAGCGAAGCAGTTCGCTTCTCGCACCCGTCATCCGCGCCGAAGATCAGGTTGCGTTTGCCAAGGCGCCCAAGGCCAGCGAAGAGGTGAAGCTCGCTGCCTTCTATTTCCGCCGTTCGGAGGAAAAGAAACCCGATGCCGGTCTTTCACCCATGGTGGCAAAACTCGTTACAAATCCGAGAGCCGATATCCTTGCCACGGCCTATGCTCCTGCCAAGCCCGACTACGCACGGCAATCGCCTTTCGATGCGATCCTGACGGAAAAAAAGGATGACGGTCGTTTCATCCCGGATATTGGACCTGAGGACCATGCATGGGCGGCAACGCCCCTGCCGCCAGATGCCTTTTCCCCGCAGGAGCAACAGTGCCTTGCATCCGGCATCTACTTCGAGGCTCGCGGCGAATCGGTGAAGGGCCAGGCGGCCGTCGCTCAGGTTATCCTCAATCGCGTGCGCAATCCCGCTTATCCCAAGACGATCTGCGGCGTCGTCTACCAGAACGAGGATTGGCGCAACCGCTGCCAGTTCTCTTTCGCCTGTGACAACATCAAGGATCGTATCCGTTCGGAAGAACACTGGAAAATGGCACGTGAAGTGGCCATGGCAACCACGGCCGGCAAGATATGGTTGAAGGAAGTCGGTTCCGCAACTCACTATCATGCGGTCTATGTCCGTCCCAATTGGGCACCCACCATGAAAAAGGTAGGCCGCATCGGACTGCATGTCTTCTACCGCACCTATGGCGGCGGGTGGAGCTGA
- a CDS encoding Mrp/NBP35 family ATP-binding protein: MAEVNKDLVIDTLRKVRGPDLEGDLISRNMVSDVFIADGKVYFSISVPSERAEELEPMRQAAERAVKAIPGVKGALVTLTADRKAGAAAATKPATVPPQSPGNSHAGHSHAGHSHAGHSHGAQGGRAQKAGVPGVGAIIAVASGKGGVGKSTTAVNLALGLMANGLKVGLLDADIYGPSVPRLLKISGRPKQIDNRIIVPMENYGLKSMSIGYLVDEDAAMIWRGPMVQSAILQMLREVAWGELDVLIVDMPPGTGDAQLTMAQQVPLAGAVIVSTPQDLALIDARKGIAMFKKVEVPLLGIIENMSYFLAPDTGKRYDIFGHGGARAEAERIGVPFLGEVPLTMEIREKSDAGTPVVVADPDGAAAEVYKGIARQVWEQLAGRRARPAPSIVFE, from the coding sequence ATGGCCGAAGTAAACAAGGATCTTGTCATCGATACACTCCGCAAGGTGCGCGGACCGGATCTGGAAGGCGATCTCATCTCCCGCAACATGGTGTCGGATGTCTTCATCGCGGATGGCAAGGTCTATTTCTCCATCAGCGTGCCTTCGGAACGTGCTGAAGAACTGGAGCCCATGCGGCAAGCTGCCGAACGGGCCGTAAAGGCAATTCCGGGCGTGAAGGGCGCACTCGTCACACTCACGGCCGACCGCAAGGCAGGAGCCGCCGCCGCTACCAAGCCCGCAACAGTGCCGCCCCAGAGCCCAGGCAATTCCCACGCAGGCCATTCCCATGCAGGCCACTCTCACGCCGGGCATTCACACGGTGCGCAAGGCGGGCGAGCGCAGAAGGCTGGCGTTCCCGGTGTCGGCGCCATCATCGCTGTCGCATCCGGCAAGGGCGGCGTCGGCAAGTCCACAACCGCGGTCAATCTGGCGCTGGGGCTGATGGCGAACGGCCTGAAGGTTGGCCTGCTGGATGCCGATATCTACGGGCCATCGGTGCCACGCCTGCTGAAGATCTCTGGTCGGCCCAAACAGATCGACAATCGCATCATTGTGCCCATGGAGAATTATGGCCTGAAATCCATGTCGATCGGCTACCTGGTCGATGAGGATGCCGCCATGATCTGGCGCGGACCGATGGTGCAATCCGCCATTCTGCAAATGCTTCGCGAGGTTGCCTGGGGCGAACTCGATGTTCTGATCGTCGACATGCCGCCCGGTACGGGAGACGCCCAGTTGACCATGGCGCAGCAGGTACCGCTTGCCGGTGCCGTCATCGTGTCGACGCCGCAGGATCTCGCCCTGATCGATGCGCGCAAGGGCATTGCCATGTTCAAGAAAGTAGAAGTTCCGCTTCTCGGCATCATTGAAAACATGAGCTATTTTCTCGCGCCGGATACGGGCAAGCGCTACGATATTTTCGGCCATGGCGGCGCTCGCGCCGAGGCAGAGAGGATTGGCGTTCCCTTCCTCGGTGAAGTGCCACTCACCATGGAAATTCGTGAGAAGTCCGATGCGGGAACGCCCGTCGTGGTGGCGGACCCTGACGGTGCCGCGGCTGAAGTGTACAAGGGTATCGCGCGCCAGGTTTGGGAACAATTGGCCGGGCGCCGGGCAAGGCCTGCCCCAAGCATCGTCTTCGAATAA
- a CDS encoding F0F1 ATP synthase subunit C, whose product MEAEAAKFIGAGLACFGMAGTALGLGNIFGNYLSGALRNPSAADSQFGRLVFGFAVTEALGIFSLLVALLLLFAV is encoded by the coding sequence ATGGAAGCGGAAGCAGCAAAGTTCATCGGTGCAGGTCTGGCTTGCTTTGGCATGGCTGGTACGGCTCTCGGCCTCGGCAACATCTTCGGCAACTACCTCTCCGGCGCTCTTCGCAACCCGTCTGCTGCTGACAGCCAGTTCGGCCGTCTGGTATTCGGCTTCGCCGTTACGGAAGCTCTGGGCATCTTCTCGCTGCTCGTAGCGCTCCTCCTGCTGTTCGCCGTCTAA
- a CDS encoding AtpZ/AtpI family protein — protein MTDNDDDSLEQRRDALSAKLAARERSEAIETAKEKQSEESRKGMALGLKISSEFIAAIAVGAMLGYLIDRFVGTTPWGMIILLLLGFCAGVLNVLRAMGMVATPDPGVSRGDDPSHKR, from the coding sequence ATGACCGACAACGATGACGATAGTCTGGAGCAACGACGCGATGCTCTTTCCGCAAAACTGGCGGCAAGGGAACGCAGCGAGGCGATTGAAACCGCGAAGGAAAAGCAATCCGAGGAAAGCCGTAAGGGAATGGCTCTCGGGTTGAAGATTTCTTCCGAATTCATTGCCGCCATCGCTGTTGGCGCCATGCTTGGCTATCTGATCGACCGTTTTGTCGGCACGACGCCTTGGGGGATGATCATACTTCTTCTTCTCGGTTTCTGTGCCGGAGTGCTGAACGTGCTTCGTGCCATGGGCATGGTCGCAACCCCGGATCCGGGTGTTTCTCGCGGCGATGATCCGAGCCACAAGCGCTAA
- a CDS encoding F0F1 ATP synthase subunit A: MANDPTHQFQIFKIVPIEVGGIDFSFTNASLFMVATVACAAGFLYFSTANRGLIPGRSQSVAELSYEFIASMLREGAGSHGMKFFPMVFSLFMFVLTANLLGMFPYFFTVTSQIIVTFALALFVIGTVVVYGFYKHGLHFLNVFVPSGVPGVLLPLVVTIEIISFLSRPISLSVRLFANMLAGHITLKVFAGFVASLGTLGAIGIGGATLPLIMTVALTGLEFLVAFLQAYVFAVLTCMYLNDAVHPGGH; encoded by the coding sequence GTGGCGAACGACCCGACGCATCAGTTCCAGATCTTCAAGATCGTGCCAATCGAAGTTGGTGGTATCGATTTCTCCTTTACCAATGCGTCCCTGTTTATGGTCGCCACGGTTGCCTGTGCTGCCGGTTTTCTCTACTTCTCGACTGCCAATCGCGGCCTGATCCCGGGTCGTTCGCAGTCGGTTGCCGAGCTTTCCTACGAGTTCATTGCTTCCATGCTGCGCGAAGGTGCGGGCAGCCACGGGATGAAGTTCTTCCCGATGGTCTTCTCGCTCTTCATGTTCGTGTTGACGGCAAACCTGCTCGGCATGTTCCCGTACTTCTTCACGGTTACCAGCCAGATCATCGTCACCTTCGCGCTGGCGCTGTTCGTCATCGGCACTGTTGTCGTCTACGGTTTCTACAAGCACGGTCTGCACTTCCTCAATGTTTTCGTGCCAAGCGGTGTTCCGGGCGTGCTCCTGCCGCTGGTCGTCACGATCGAAATCATCTCATTCCTGTCCCGTCCGATTTCGCTGTCGGTTCGTCTTTTTGCCAACATGCTGGCGGGACACATCACCCTCAAGGTGTTCGCGGGCTTCGTTGCTTCGCTTGGAACCCTGGGTGCAATCGGTATCGGTGGCGCGACATTGCCCCTGATCATGACGGTCGCTCTGACCGGTCTGGAATTCCTCGTAGCCTTCCTGCAGGCCTACGTCTTTGCGGTACTCACATGCATGTACCTCAACGATGCAGTTCACCCAGGCGGCCACTGA
- a CDS encoding ribonuclease HII: MSRRTPPDSPPDLFSLEPIVPDFSLELMVRKAGHWPVAGTDEAGRGPLAGPVVAAAVILNPDHIPAGLNDSKQLTLKQREALFVEICATAHISIASSGPRHIDEKNILRASLDAMRRAVDALPVRADYVLVDGRDVPPGLACQGKAVIQGDARSLSIAAASIIAKVTRDRMMARASQVYGNYGFAQHAGYGTAQHRRAIEEHGPCPLHRMSFRPLRQD, translated from the coding sequence ATGTCACGACGCACGCCCCCCGATTCTCCTCCCGATCTTTTCTCCCTCGAACCGATCGTTCCGGATTTTTCGCTGGAGTTGATGGTGCGGAAAGCAGGTCATTGGCCGGTAGCAGGCACCGACGAAGCTGGACGCGGGCCCCTTGCTGGACCTGTTGTCGCCGCAGCGGTCATCCTCAATCCGGACCACATCCCCGCAGGACTGAACGATTCCAAGCAGTTGACGCTGAAACAGCGTGAGGCACTGTTCGTGGAGATCTGTGCCACGGCGCATATTTCAATCGCCTCTTCCGGCCCCCGCCATATCGATGAGAAGAACATCCTTCGCGCCAGCCTTGATGCCATGCGCCGTGCCGTGGACGCCCTGCCCGTCAGGGCAGACTATGTCCTGGTCGATGGCCGCGATGTACCGCCAGGGCTTGCCTGTCAGGGCAAGGCTGTCATCCAGGGCGATGCGCGCAGCCTTTCCATTGCCGCCGCTTCGATCATCGCCAAGGTGACGAGAGATCGGATGATGGCCCGCGCGAGCCAGGTTTATGGCAACTACGGCTTCGCCCAACATGCGGGCTATGGCACGGCCCAGCATCGGCGCGCCATCGAAGAGCATGGGCCATGCCCCCTTCACAGAATGAGCTTCAGACCACTCCGACAAGATTGA
- a CDS encoding potassium transporter Kup, giving the protein MSHETEAQVHDDKSLKHMLALTLGSIGVVYGDIGTSPLYAFREALRPVSADGLTNVEIISIISLMIWTLTIIVTIKYVLFLLRADNDGEGGTLSLLAMLIKTAGGNKMVLIILGLIGAALFLGDAMITPALSVLSAVEGLKLVTPAFDEWVLPISIVILIGLFAIQSQGTAKVSRFFGPITALWFIAMGLGGVLHISDDLSILYAFNPVYAVTFLFNEGFLGIVVLGAVFLTVTGAEALYADLGHFGRRPIQWAWFVLVFPALTLNYLGQGALVMQNPEAASNPFYLMFPSWALLPMVLLATAATIIASQAVITGGFSLVRQAIHLGYLPRMQILFTSETNTGQIFLPAVNLVLLIGVLALVLGFESSDALATAYGISVTGAMVVTTLMAFEFVRARWRWPRWVAALALAPLLALEVVFLGANLLKIHDGGYVPVMMAAGFTIIMWTWKRGTLILGEKTKRIDVPLTSFATSIEKSIENKSKHAPVSVPGTAIFLTSDPESAPAALMHNLKHNHVLHERNVILTIRTVNKPRVAQENSFSVEKLNERFTLIELRYGFMQSHNVSQALGYLRKCGIKFDIMSTSFYLGRRKLVPDAESGMPMWQDRLFIGLANTATDPSDYFHLPANRVVELGSHVII; this is encoded by the coding sequence ATGTCACACGAGACTGAAGCACAGGTTCACGACGACAAGAGCCTCAAGCACATGCTGGCGCTCACGCTGGGTTCGATTGGCGTCGTTTATGGCGACATCGGCACCAGTCCGCTCTACGCCTTTCGCGAGGCGCTGCGGCCGGTATCCGCCGACGGTCTGACGAATGTCGAGATCATCAGCATCATCTCCCTGATGATCTGGACGCTCACCATCATCGTGACGATCAAATATGTCCTGTTCCTGCTGCGCGCCGATAACGACGGCGAGGGTGGAACACTGTCTTTGCTGGCCATGCTGATCAAGACCGCCGGCGGAAACAAGATGGTGCTCATCATCCTGGGCCTCATCGGTGCCGCGCTGTTTCTCGGCGATGCCATGATCACCCCGGCGCTCTCGGTTCTCTCGGCGGTGGAAGGGCTGAAACTTGTAACGCCCGCCTTCGACGAATGGGTGCTGCCGATCTCGATCGTCATTCTCATCGGTCTGTTCGCAATCCAGTCTCAGGGCACAGCCAAGGTTTCTCGGTTTTTTGGACCGATTACAGCTCTCTGGTTCATCGCCATGGGGCTAGGGGGCGTGCTGCACATCAGCGATGACCTCAGCATCCTCTATGCTTTCAACCCGGTTTATGCCGTTACCTTTCTGTTCAACGAGGGGTTTCTCGGGATCGTCGTTCTGGGCGCGGTCTTCCTGACCGTCACGGGCGCCGAGGCGCTCTACGCCGACCTCGGCCATTTCGGACGCCGCCCGATCCAGTGGGCCTGGTTCGTTCTGGTTTTTCCGGCGCTCACACTGAACTATCTGGGGCAGGGAGCCCTGGTCATGCAGAACCCGGAAGCGGCATCGAACCCGTTCTACCTGATGTTCCCCTCCTGGGCGCTTCTGCCCATGGTCCTGCTCGCGACAGCCGCGACGATTATCGCCAGCCAAGCCGTGATAACCGGCGGCTTCTCGCTTGTCCGGCAGGCGATTCATCTCGGCTATCTGCCGCGCATGCAGATCCTGTTCACCTCTGAAACGAATACCGGGCAGATCTTCCTGCCGGCCGTCAATCTTGTTCTCTTGATCGGTGTTCTCGCGCTCGTTCTTGGCTTCGAAAGTTCCGATGCGCTCGCCACGGCCTATGGTATTTCGGTGACGGGTGCGATGGTCGTGACCACCCTTATGGCGTTTGAATTCGTTCGCGCCCGTTGGCGCTGGCCGCGTTGGGTCGCGGCCCTGGCACTTGCGCCGCTTCTTGCACTCGAAGTCGTGTTCCTCGGTGCAAACTTGCTCAAGATCCACGATGGTGGCTACGTGCCGGTCATGATGGCTGCTGGCTTCACCATCATCATGTGGACCTGGAAGCGTGGCACACTCATTCTGGGCGAGAAGACCAAACGCATCGATGTGCCGCTGACAAGCTTTGCTACCTCCATCGAGAAATCCATCGAAAACAAGAGCAAGCATGCACCTGTCAGCGTACCGGGAACGGCGATCTTCCTGACCAGCGATCCGGAATCCGCGCCGGCCGCCTTGATGCACAATCTCAAGCATAACCATGTGCTGCATGAGAGAAACGTGATCCTGACCATTCGCACGGTCAACAAGCCGCGCGTGGCACAGGAGAATTCGTTCTCAGTCGAAAAGCTCAACGAGCGCTTCACGCTCATCGAACTGCGTTACGGCTTCATGCAGTCTCACAACGTGTCGCAGGCTCTGGGTTACCTGCGTAAATGCGGCATCAAGTTCGACATCATGTCGACGTCCTTCTATCTCGGACGCCGCAAGCTGGTGCCGGATGCCGAATCAGGCATGCCCATGTGGCAGGACAGGCTCTTCATTGGTCTGGCCAATACCGCGACGGATCCTTCTGATTACTTCCATCTGCCTGCCAACCGTGTGGTAGAGCTGGGTTCCCACGTCATCATCTAA